The following proteins come from a genomic window of Leptospira bandrabouensis:
- a CDS encoding NADP-dependent oxidoreductase — protein MKAFQVSRYSKKDKLVLTELPEPTVEDNEVLVQIHATAINLLDSLIRNGDFKIFLPYKPPFTNGHDMAGVIIKVGASVSKFRVGDEVYARPSDYHIGTFAQLIAVSENDLALKPKNISMEEASSIPLVGLTSWQALVEIANVKKGQKVFIQAGSGGVGTFAIQLAKHLGAFVATTTSSANTHLVKSLGADLVIDYKKEDFSKILKDYDLVLHSNRDNKILHQSLQILKQGGTLVSLTGPPTSEFAKKIGLGWPFQFIMSLLSMSVKRFAKKLNVNFEFLFMRSDGYQLSQITSLIEAGKIRPVIDRVFPFEQTNEAISYVETGRTKGKVVVKVQ, from the coding sequence ATGAAAGCATTTCAAGTTAGTCGTTACAGTAAAAAAGATAAACTGGTGCTTACAGAATTACCAGAGCCAACAGTAGAAGATAATGAAGTATTAGTCCAAATTCACGCAACGGCCATCAACCTACTTGATTCTTTAATTAGAAATGGTGACTTTAAAATTTTTCTTCCATACAAACCACCTTTTACTAACGGACACGATATGGCAGGTGTCATTATAAAAGTGGGAGCTAGTGTTTCAAAATTTAGAGTTGGAGATGAAGTTTATGCAAGACCTTCTGATTATCATATAGGTACCTTTGCGCAGTTAATCGCTGTTTCAGAAAATGATTTAGCATTGAAACCTAAAAACATTTCAATGGAAGAGGCTTCTTCCATTCCCCTTGTAGGACTCACTTCATGGCAGGCTTTGGTGGAAATTGCGAATGTCAAAAAAGGCCAAAAAGTATTCATCCAAGCTGGTTCAGGTGGTGTTGGGACATTTGCAATTCAACTTGCAAAACATTTGGGTGCCTTTGTAGCAACTACAACTAGTTCCGCTAATACGCATTTGGTAAAAAGTCTTGGTGCCGATTTAGTAATTGATTATAAAAAGGAAGATTTTTCAAAAATTTTAAAAGATTATGATTTGGTACTACATAGCAATAGAGACAATAAAATACTTCACCAATCTCTGCAAATTTTGAAACAAGGTGGAACTCTAGTGTCACTCACTGGGCCTCCCACTAGTGAATTTGCTAAAAAAATCGGCCTAGGCTGGCCTTTCCAATTCATAATGAGTTTGCTAAGTATGTCTGTAAAAAGATTTGCTAAAAAGCTGAATGTTAATTTCGAATTTCTGTTTATGCGATCCGATGGTTATCAGTTAAGTCAAATTACATCATTGATTGAAGCTGGGAAAATTCGACCAGTGATCGACAGAGTATTTCCGTTTGAACAAACCAACGAAGCGATTTCTTATGTGGAAACCGGACGTACAAAAGGTAAAGTAGTTGTAAAAGTCCAATAG
- a CDS encoding efflux RND transporter periplasmic adaptor subunit codes for MKFSLEFRNSTSYKLSILITCIILINSFLANCHSRNHEEKNSLTAAYPWKQDVTIEKNYVAQVKAIQRIEIRAFEKGYLTNIYMDEGKVVKKGQKLFQVMPMLVNAQYEKAKAEYESTSIEYENTEKLFKENVVSQTELSLIKARLKKNKATMDLAQIHLNLATVTAPFTGITDRFQVRLGSLVEEGTLLTTISDISKLWVYFNVSEKDYLNFTNNRKSGDKPLKVKFLMANNQLFKYEGVADTIEGEFDSETGTIPFRATFPNPDRLLRHGETGNVVVHEKLNDALIIPQKATFEVLDKHYVYVVNLKGKIKATEIKIANEIPHLFVVESGITENDIILLEGLGKVHDDDVIKYKVESRENILKSFDLAAH; via the coding sequence ATGAAATTTTCTTTAGAGTTTAGAAACTCAACTTCTTATAAACTTTCTATCCTGATTACCTGTATTATTTTAATAAATTCATTCCTAGCGAATTGTCATTCGCGGAATCACGAAGAAAAAAATTCTCTTACTGCTGCTTATCCTTGGAAACAAGATGTGACGATAGAAAAAAATTATGTGGCACAAGTAAAAGCAATCCAACGGATCGAAATTAGAGCCTTCGAAAAAGGATATTTAACCAACATTTATATGGATGAAGGAAAAGTTGTCAAAAAAGGGCAAAAGCTTTTTCAAGTGATGCCCATGCTCGTGAATGCCCAATATGAAAAAGCAAAAGCTGAGTATGAATCAACTTCCATCGAATATGAAAACACCGAAAAACTTTTTAAGGAAAATGTAGTTTCTCAAACAGAGTTATCCTTAATCAAAGCTAGATTGAAAAAAAATAAAGCTACAATGGATTTGGCTCAAATCCACCTAAACTTAGCGACTGTTACTGCACCTTTCACTGGAATCACTGACCGTTTTCAAGTTCGTTTGGGAAGTTTGGTCGAAGAAGGAACTTTACTCACAACCATTTCTGATATATCAAAACTTTGGGTGTACTTTAATGTATCAGAGAAAGATTACCTAAATTTTACAAATAATAGGAAATCAGGTGATAAACCATTAAAAGTAAAATTCTTAATGGCGAATAACCAACTTTTCAAATACGAAGGTGTCGCTGATACAATCGAAGGAGAGTTCGATAGCGAAACTGGTACGATTCCCTTTCGAGCCACATTCCCTAACCCAGATCGACTTTTGCGCCACGGTGAAACTGGCAATGTTGTAGTTCATGAAAAACTAAATGATGCATTGATCATTCCTCAAAAAGCAACCTTTGAGGTTTTAGACAAACACTATGTTTATGTAGTAAATCTTAAAGGTAAAATCAAAGCCACAGAGATCAAAATTGCAAATGAAATACCTCATTTATTCGTAGTTGAATCAGGAATTACAGAGAACGATATCATCCTTTTAGAAGGACTTGGAAAAGTTCATGATGATGATGTAATTAAATATAAAGTTGAATCTCGTGAAAATATTCTGAAAAGTTTTGATTTAGCTGCTCATTAG
- a CDS encoding TolC family protein produces the protein MKRFILPIVFLLNFSCIPALFQRDKDDLKLPEEFLNWESSEKSEKLANQIWKDFFKEQQLIELIDVAIENNQELAILEQEINIANNEVFARQGEYLPKLSLQADGGVEQKERFSTPNANSPTLFVHGGLVMSWEIDIWKKLRNATKSAYLRYLAGIEGKRYVVTNLVAEITDTYFELIALDNQLTLLENYIEVLSKVKDMVVLQREAGRTTSLAVKRFEAEVSKNLARKYDIVQRIAITENRLNFLLGRFPERITRNSEEFLDISLPEIQKSVPIDLLENRPDIKQATLILESRKLDVDVARARFYPSLMIDGNIGYEAFNSKHFKGTPVSLAYGLGGGIIAPLINRKAIEANYATANNLQIQALYNYEVSLLKAFTEVTNQIVKIKNLNQKFEAKTKQVLNLKESVEISNILFKAGRIDYIDVLFTQRDFLEAQIEVYELKYSLLESNVGLYKALGGGWRGQKEPESERKNGNF, from the coding sequence ATGAAACGATTTATTTTACCAATTGTATTTTTACTTAATTTTTCCTGTATACCTGCACTCTTCCAAAGAGATAAGGACGATTTAAAACTTCCTGAAGAATTTTTAAATTGGGAATCTTCAGAAAAATCAGAAAAGTTAGCCAATCAAATTTGGAAGGATTTTTTCAAAGAACAACAGTTAATTGAACTCATTGACGTTGCTATCGAAAACAACCAGGAACTCGCCATATTAGAACAAGAAATCAATATTGCTAATAACGAAGTTTTTGCCCGACAAGGGGAATACCTTCCAAAACTATCCCTTCAAGCCGATGGCGGCGTTGAGCAAAAAGAAAGATTTAGTACACCAAATGCCAATTCACCTACACTTTTTGTGCACGGTGGACTTGTGATGAGTTGGGAAATTGATATCTGGAAAAAACTAAGAAATGCTACCAAGTCAGCTTATCTACGTTATTTGGCTGGTATTGAAGGCAAACGATATGTAGTCACAAACTTGGTTGCTGAAATTACAGATACCTATTTTGAACTAATCGCTTTAGACAACCAACTTACATTATTAGAAAACTATATTGAAGTATTATCCAAAGTGAAAGACATGGTAGTTCTTCAAAGAGAAGCGGGCCGAACAACATCATTAGCTGTAAAACGTTTTGAGGCAGAAGTTTCAAAAAATTTAGCGCGCAAATATGACATTGTCCAAAGAATCGCAATCACTGAAAACCGCTTAAACTTCTTATTAGGTAGATTTCCTGAAAGAATTACAAGAAATTCAGAAGAGTTTTTAGATATCTCATTACCTGAGATTCAAAAATCCGTTCCAATTGATCTTTTAGAAAATCGTCCTGACATCAAACAAGCTACGCTTATTTTAGAATCAAGAAAATTGGATGTCGATGTAGCAAGAGCTAGGTTTTATCCTTCACTCATGATTGATGGAAATATTGGATATGAAGCATTTAATTCAAAACATTTCAAAGGCACTCCTGTATCGTTAGCTTATGGGTTAGGTGGTGGTATCATCGCGCCTCTCATCAACAGAAAAGCAATTGAAGCAAACTATGCAACTGCAAACAATCTTCAAATTCAAGCTTTATACAATTACGAAGTTTCACTTCTGAAAGCTTTTACAGAAGTCACCAATCAAATTGTTAAAATCAAAAATTTAAATCAGAAATTTGAAGCAAAAACCAAACAAGTCTTAAACTTAAAGGAATCTGTCGAAATTTCGAACATTCTCTTCAAAGCCGGTCGCATTGATTACATCGACGTATTATTCACACAACGCGACTTCTTAGAAGCACAAATTGAAGTGTATGAATTAAAATATAGTCTATTAGAATCTAACGTAGGTTTGTATAAAGCACTTGGTGGTGGATGGCGCGGACAAAAAGAACCAGAAAGCGAAAGAAAAAATGGAAACTTTTAA
- a CDS encoding glycoside hydrolase family 13 protein codes for MAWWKEAVIYQIYPRSFQDSNGDGIGDLEGIIQRLDYLAGSKDSLGIDAIWLSPVYPSPMFDFGYDISNYEEIDPVYGDIQTFKRLLKEAHKRGIRIIMDLVVNHTSHLHPWFIESRSSVNSPKRDWYIWKEPNHNGPPNNWLGAFGGSGWEYDKRTGEYYFHSFLKEQPDLNWRNPDVEDAIFRMMKYWLDMGVDGFRLDVVNLYVKDEFLRNNASYFMKGPRPYDKQVHAYDRDRPEMHGILRRMRKLLDSYDEKRMFVGEIMQDFPGNVLLPATYCGRNDELHLAFNFMFLFSPWKAERFYQIVKDFESALGEDNWPNYTLSNHDFPRHITRYEKGADTIARAKLAACMMLTLRGTPFLYYGEEIGMKRQKVSYNKIQDPVGKRYWPFHPGRDPERIPMPWDGSESTGFTTGKAWLPLYEEKNIVNVEKQKEDPNSLFFTYKKLIQIRKDRKSLRKGKLKILLSADKQVLYYRRRDGKEETYVFLNFSSKPVSVSYPRKWILNEILFSSNNRISSHELEKELDTGGLLLLPNEAVIFGK; via the coding sequence ATGGCATGGTGGAAAGAAGCAGTTATCTATCAAATTTACCCACGTAGTTTTCAAGATTCCAATGGAGATGGAATTGGTGACTTAGAAGGTATCATTCAACGTTTGGATTACCTTGCTGGGTCTAAAGATTCTCTTGGTATTGATGCCATTTGGTTATCGCCAGTATATCCCTCTCCCATGTTTGATTTTGGGTATGATATTTCTAACTATGAAGAAATTGATCCTGTTTATGGTGACATTCAAACCTTCAAACGGTTGTTAAAGGAAGCACACAAACGTGGTATCCGAATCATTATGGATCTAGTGGTTAATCATACATCTCACCTCCATCCTTGGTTTATCGAATCCAGATCCTCTGTGAATAGCCCCAAAAGAGATTGGTATATTTGGAAAGAACCAAATCACAATGGTCCACCAAATAATTGGTTAGGTGCGTTTGGAGGTTCCGGTTGGGAATATGACAAACGAACAGGTGAATACTATTTCCATTCTTTCCTTAAAGAACAACCTGACCTCAATTGGCGTAATCCCGATGTAGAAGATGCTATATTTAGAATGATGAAGTACTGGTTGGATATGGGTGTTGATGGTTTCAGACTAGATGTAGTCAACTTATATGTAAAAGATGAATTTTTACGAAACAATGCTTCCTACTTTATGAAAGGACCAAGGCCGTACGACAAACAAGTTCACGCTTACGATCGTGATCGTCCAGAAATGCATGGAATCCTCCGTCGTATGCGTAAACTTTTGGATTCCTATGACGAAAAACGGATGTTTGTTGGTGAGATCATGCAAGATTTCCCTGGGAATGTTTTACTTCCTGCAACATACTGTGGTCGTAATGATGAGTTACATCTTGCATTTAATTTTATGTTTTTATTCTCGCCTTGGAAGGCGGAACGATTCTATCAAATTGTAAAAGATTTTGAATCTGCACTTGGAGAAGACAATTGGCCAAACTATACTCTTTCCAATCATGATTTTCCACGACATATTACAAGGTATGAAAAAGGTGCCGACACCATTGCAAGAGCAAAACTTGCAGCCTGTATGATGTTAACTTTAAGAGGAACACCTTTTTTATATTACGGCGAAGAGATTGGTATGAAACGCCAAAAAGTTTCTTATAACAAAATCCAAGATCCTGTGGGTAAAAGATATTGGCCTTTCCATCCTGGCCGTGACCCAGAACGAATTCCTATGCCTTGGGATGGATCCGAATCTACCGGATTCACAACGGGAAAAGCTTGGCTTCCATTGTATGAAGAGAAAAATATTGTAAATGTCGAAAAACAAAAGGAAGATCCGAATTCTCTTTTTTTCACGTACAAAAAACTAATCCAAATCCGAAAGGATAGAAAATCCTTAAGAAAAGGAAAATTAAAAATACTATTAAGTGCAGACAAGCAAGTGTTATACTACAGAAGAAGAGATGGGAAAGAAGAAACTTATGTGTTTTTAAATTTTTCATCTAAACCTGTCAGCGTTTCCTATCCTAGAAAATGGATATTAAATGAAATTCTATTTAGCTCAAACAACAGAATCTCTTCCCATGAACTTGAAAAGGAGTTGGACACCGGCGGATTACTTTTGTTGCCAAATGAAGCTGTAATTTTTGGAAAATAA
- a CDS encoding Zn-ribbon domain-containing OB-fold protein: MSVTQSFTGTICNQCNFKVAEVLSACPSCGSESTEKVELKENGTIHSFTVVYVGFGHMATRAPYVLAIVQTEENVKLTTVIEGVTDFSAVKIGDKVRYKDTDEKIGPIFEY; the protein is encoded by the coding sequence ATGAGCGTAACACAATCATTCACTGGCACAATTTGCAACCAATGTAACTTCAAAGTAGCTGAAGTACTGAGTGCTTGTCCCTCCTGTGGCAGTGAATCCACAGAAAAAGTGGAATTAAAAGAGAATGGAACGATTCATTCGTTTACTGTTGTGTATGTTGGATTCGGCCATATGGCGACCCGTGCTCCGTATGTTTTGGCAATAGTGCAAACCGAAGAAAATGTGAAATTGACAACTGTGATTGAAGGTGTGACTGATTTTAGTGCAGTCAAAATTGGTGATAAAGTCCGCTATAAAGACACGGATGAAAAAATTGGTCCCATATTCGAATATTAG
- a CDS encoding SDR family NAD(P)-dependent oxidoreductase, with product MKQTILITGASSGFGLIVANRLHESGYNVIGTSRNPNQIKVPFKMLSLDIADDNSIKVFRNELFKHISHLDVLINNAGFYLSGLAEETSIEEGKRQFETNFWGTVKLTKELLPDFRKQRSGKIITVGSIMGLLNFPSVSYYGASKHALEGFFKSLRFELNEFNIKVAMVEPMGFKTNIISNAMKAEIKIDDYNQYRSKIERFAKDLFGNAPEPTPVIDTLVKLIETKEPKFNHPVGKGASVILTIQHFAYKLFENSLIKNFNRFKG from the coding sequence ATGAAACAAACAATTTTAATCACAGGTGCATCCTCAGGTTTTGGTCTAATCGTCGCAAATAGACTTCACGAAAGTGGTTACAATGTCATTGGCACAAGTCGTAACCCTAACCAAATCAAAGTTCCATTTAAAATGTTATCACTTGATATTGCCGATGATAATTCAATCAAGGTATTTCGTAATGAATTGTTCAAGCATATTTCCCATTTAGATGTTTTGATTAATAATGCAGGATTTTATTTGTCGGGACTTGCAGAAGAAACTTCCATTGAAGAAGGTAAAAGGCAATTTGAAACAAATTTTTGGGGAACAGTAAAACTAACTAAAGAGTTATTACCCGATTTTAGAAAACAAAGATCTGGAAAAATAATCACCGTTGGATCGATCATGGGACTATTGAATTTTCCAAGTGTCTCTTATTACGGTGCATCTAAACATGCGTTAGAAGGATTTTTTAAATCCTTACGATTTGAATTAAATGAGTTTAATATCAAAGTAGCTATGGTGGAACCAATGGGATTTAAGACGAATATCATTAGTAATGCTATGAAAGCTGAAATTAAAATTGATGACTACAACCAATATAGAAGTAAAATTGAAAGGTTTGCAAAGGATCTGTTTGGGAATGCTCCAGAACCAACTCCAGTGATCGATACTTTAGTAAAATTGATTGAAACAAAAGAACCTAAATTTAATCACCCAGTTGGTAAAGGTGCTTCTGTGATTTTGACAATACAACACTTTGCATACAAACTATTTGAGAATTCTTTGATAAAAAACTTCAATCGGTTTAAAGGTTAA
- a CDS encoding efflux RND transporter permease subunit, producing MFTKFLQRPVLAIVLSVLIVFVGLISIKNIPVSQFPEIAPPRVTITLSFPGASAQVLVQSTITTLEQAINGVAGMRYMISSSTSSGDAIIQVLFDPGTNPNDALVQVKTRVDQMMYRVPELVRLEGIFVQPVQPSMLLYVNLYSKDPNASEKFLYNYATVFLLPELKRIHGIGQAKILGTRQYAMRVWLNPDRMRAYNVTTAEVMKSIQNQSIIARPGRLGQSSGKQAQSLEYTLTYEGWYNDPGQYENIIIRAKNGGEVLYLKDIAKVELDSEFYNIYSDVDGHPAAAIMFKQTEGSNAKEVIEDIKSKLEELKKTFPPQMDYKLSYDVSSFIDAAIEKVIHTLVEAFVLVAIVVFIFLGDWRSTLIPIIAVPVSLIGAFSFMLALGLTINLITLFAMVLAIGIVVDDAIVVVEAVHAKMSENHQSVYLAVKNVLGEISGAVIAITLLMTAVFVPVTFLPGPVGVFYRQFAITMATSIVLSGFVALTLTPVLTAMILKPHVHNKKTHNPIDIFLNKFNDYFDQITEKYVNLMHRFSGSKVFIISILLSFTVGFLLLTQIVPAGFVPGEDQGMIYAVIQTPPGSTIEKTNDVARKLQEVALKIEGVDSVASLAGYEILTEGEGSNAGTCLISLKDWSDRKNSVHDVMEELEHNTKNFGAIIEFFEPPAVPGFGAAGGVMFRLLDKTNSGDYTAFDKVHEEFMGELKKREELTGLFSFYSAKFPQLEVKLDRKLAMQKGVNIGEAMDNLDILVGSTYEQGFIRFNQFFKVYVQSLPEFRRLPSDILKLFTPNDKGEMVPYSAFLSLEQKQGANEITRYNAYTSSVINVLPNEGYTTGDAIQAIREASKNLPSGFEVGWEGLSYDEAARGNEAIFIFLAVIVFVYLVLSAQYESFIIPFSVILSLPPGIFGTFFLLKLLGLANDIYAQIGMIMLIGLLGKNAVLIVEFARQRQEAGLSVFDAAIEGAKARFRPILMTSFAFVAGLLPLVFATGPGAIANHTIGACALGGMVFGTIFGVVIVPGLYIIFANIAKGKTLIYREDNMPLSESDSSYITSEKERKKMRGGKK from the coding sequence ATGTTTACTAAATTTCTCCAAAGACCAGTTCTTGCCATCGTTTTATCTGTATTAATTGTATTTGTAGGATTAATTTCTATAAAAAACATTCCTGTTTCGCAATTTCCAGAAATTGCTCCACCAAGGGTTACCATTACTTTATCTTTTCCCGGTGCGAGTGCACAAGTATTAGTGCAATCAACCATCACTACTCTTGAACAAGCTATCAATGGTGTTGCAGGAATGCGATACATGATTTCATCATCTACAAGTTCTGGTGATGCCATCATACAGGTATTATTTGATCCTGGTACCAACCCAAATGATGCTTTAGTCCAAGTAAAAACAAGAGTGGATCAAATGATGTATCGAGTTCCTGAGCTAGTACGACTAGAAGGAATTTTTGTACAACCTGTCCAACCAAGTATGTTATTGTACGTAAACCTATATAGTAAAGATCCAAATGCGAGTGAAAAGTTTCTTTATAACTATGCTACTGTATTTCTATTACCTGAACTAAAACGAATTCATGGAATTGGGCAAGCAAAGATACTAGGAACTAGGCAATATGCAATGCGCGTTTGGTTAAATCCTGATCGAATGCGCGCATACAATGTAACCACTGCCGAGGTGATGAAATCTATCCAAAATCAAAGTATCATTGCAAGGCCGGGCAGACTTGGACAAAGTTCAGGAAAACAGGCACAATCACTAGAATACACTCTCACCTATGAAGGTTGGTACAACGATCCTGGGCAGTATGAAAACATCATCATACGAGCAAAAAATGGTGGAGAGGTTTTGTACTTAAAAGATATAGCAAAAGTAGAACTTGATAGTGAGTTTTATAATATTTATTCCGATGTGGATGGTCATCCAGCAGCGGCCATTATGTTCAAACAAACGGAAGGAAGTAATGCGAAAGAAGTTATCGAAGATATCAAATCAAAGTTAGAAGAACTTAAAAAAACATTTCCTCCACAAATGGATTACAAACTCAGTTACGATGTCTCAAGTTTTATTGACGCAGCGATTGAAAAGGTAATTCACACACTTGTCGAAGCATTCGTACTCGTTGCCATCGTAGTTTTTATCTTTTTAGGAGATTGGCGTTCTACACTTATTCCTATCATAGCAGTACCTGTATCCTTAATTGGAGCATTTTCATTTATGTTGGCTTTAGGTCTTACCATCAACTTAATCACACTGTTTGCAATGGTATTAGCAATTGGTATCGTTGTGGATGACGCCATTGTTGTTGTGGAAGCAGTTCATGCGAAAATGAGCGAAAATCATCAAAGTGTCTATTTAGCCGTAAAAAACGTTTTGGGTGAAATCAGTGGAGCGGTGATTGCCATTACACTTCTTATGACTGCCGTATTTGTTCCTGTCACTTTTTTACCAGGACCGGTGGGAGTATTCTATCGACAATTTGCTATTACAATGGCAACTTCAATTGTTTTATCAGGATTTGTTGCTCTAACACTCACACCAGTGTTAACCGCAATGATTCTAAAACCTCATGTTCATAATAAAAAAACACACAATCCAATTGATATATTCTTAAATAAATTCAATGATTACTTCGATCAAATCACTGAAAAATATGTAAACTTGATGCATCGTTTCTCTGGATCAAAAGTGTTTATCATATCCATCCTTCTAAGTTTTACGGTTGGATTTTTATTATTAACACAAATTGTTCCAGCAGGTTTTGTTCCTGGAGAAGACCAAGGTATGATTTACGCAGTCATACAAACTCCACCTGGATCAACGATCGAAAAAACAAATGATGTCGCACGCAAACTGCAAGAGGTCGCCTTAAAAATTGAAGGTGTCGACTCAGTAGCATCCCTTGCTGGTTATGAAATTCTAACGGAAGGAGAAGGTTCCAATGCTGGAACCTGTCTGATTAGTTTAAAAGATTGGTCGGATAGAAAAAACTCAGTTCATGATGTTATGGAAGAACTCGAACATAATACAAAGAACTTCGGTGCTATCATTGAATTTTTTGAACCTCCCGCCGTACCGGGATTTGGTGCTGCTGGTGGTGTCATGTTTCGTTTGTTAGATAAAACAAATAGCGGTGATTATACTGCATTTGACAAAGTCCATGAGGAGTTTATGGGTGAACTTAAAAAAAGAGAAGAATTAACAGGTTTATTCTCCTTTTATTCTGCTAAGTTTCCACAACTCGAAGTAAAATTAGATCGAAAACTTGCAATGCAAAAAGGTGTCAACATTGGTGAAGCAATGGACAATCTTGATATTCTTGTTGGAAGTACTTATGAACAAGGCTTCATTCGCTTCAACCAGTTTTTTAAAGTTTATGTTCAATCCCTTCCAGAATTCAGGAGATTACCATCTGATATTTTAAAACTTTTTACACCAAATGATAAAGGAGAAATGGTTCCTTACTCTGCATTTTTATCCCTGGAACAAAAACAAGGAGCTAACGAAATCACAAGATACAACGCATATACTTCATCAGTAATCAATGTTTTACCCAACGAAGGTTACACAACTGGTGATGCCATCCAAGCAATCCGGGAAGCATCCAAAAATCTACCTTCAGGATTTGAAGTTGGTTGGGAAGGTTTATCTTATGACGAAGCTGCTAGAGGGAACGAAGCCATATTTATCTTTTTAGCGGTAATTGTTTTTGTGTATCTAGTGCTTTCAGCTCAATACGAAAGTTTTATCATTCCTTTCTCTGTGATTCTTTCTCTTCCACCAGGAATTTTTGGAACTTTCTTTTTATTAAAATTATTAGGTCTTGCCAACGATATATATGCCCAGATCGGAATGATTATGTTAATCGGTCTTTTAGGTAAAAACGCAGTATTGATTGTGGAATTTGCAAGGCAAAGACAAGAAGCAGGTTTAAGTGTATTTGACGCTGCCATCGAAGGGGCAAAAGCAAGATTCCGACCCATCCTTATGACATCGTTTGCCTTTGTTGCAGGTTTGTTACCTCTGGTTTTTGCAACAGGCCCCGGTGCTATTGCAAACCATACTATCGGTGCATGTGCGTTAGGTGGAATGGTCTTCGGAACTATCTTCGGTGTCGTAATTGTTCCAGGATTATACATCATCTTTGCAAACATTGCTAAAGGAAAAACTTTAATCTATCGCGAAGATAATATGCCACTTTCAGAATCTGATTCAAGTTACATCACTTCTGAGAAAGAAAGAAAAAAAATGAGAGGAGGAAAGAAATAG